Genomic window (Maniola jurtina chromosome 8, ilManJurt1.1, whole genome shotgun sequence):
gtcagtcagtccatttccttttattattccttttattattatatttggatGGAGGACTAAGTAGCTATATGGATTATGTTGCTACTTACTTTGGTGGTGCATCTCTTAGGCGTTCATTTACGTAAATTTGCAAACTGCCGATGGATAACCGACCTTCAGTAGAAGGATCCAGTGGCCTGAAATATACACAAGGAATGAAGATATGTAACTTGTCACACAACAATACCAAAACTATGAAATTTGTTCTTAATTCCGGttcgtatatttttattttaacattttaataataataatctatggtaagtaagtatctacctataataaatcTAACCCGGTGAAATCTCttacttaaaatattgtaatctatactaataaataaaattggagtgtctgtctgtaatttcgaaataactaccgcatattaaggtcatatggttatttgaacgatactataacagaatcacacgtttttgaaatttttgtgtctgtctgtctgtctgtctgtctgtctgtctgtttgaaaaggctaatcttcggaacggctgactATCTCTCTACTTAAGGCTAAAGCTTCACGCTCCGTCTTTCATAagagcttacctgcacaagCGAGTTTGCGCAGTTAAGTGCGTGCGCGGTGTGGACGGCAAGATTGTACCTATCCCACAcagttccaaaagctgctaaagattggactgcgAAGACCTCGGTCTTGCCTGTGTAGTTTTAACTGCCCAGGCAacacggagcgtgtagccggagcgtaTTACAACTCACGACAAtgtacagcctgctgacagacaacgaacggacgggcggacagacaacGAACGGGTGGAtagatagcggaggcttaggaatagggtcctgttggcacccgtcgggtaaggaaccctaataaaataggtacctaccttaacTGAGAGACTGCACAAAGTTTATACAGCAACGTAAACGTAGCGACTATCCCAAGGACGAGGGCAACCGCCATTACTATTTGAGAGCCCGATACCAGTAGCATTTGTTCCATAGAATCACTGTAATCAAAGAAAATATCACAGATCAAAGAACGTCAATACTTGTAATAGAACTACCTAACTATATTCTATccatggagagaagttagtatatagggctctctctttTACGTTATCCCATCCAAATGACACagacaaaaactcagtgggcgttaaccattttgagtctcaaccaatcacaaacatgttttcaagaacatttaaaattcaattcgaaaacatagtttcgtctGTGACTGGTTGGTGGTGTAAAATGCACATTGAGTTTTTGTATGGCATTACGTAACGGAGAGAGTCCTATACCAACTTCTCTCCTTGGTAGATTATAGACGACTCCTGtgcatttaatatatttaaaaaaaatcggaggAAGCTTTATTATGCATCAATGATTAGGtatacactagcgacccgccacGGTTTCGCACGGggagcttattacaatttctgCAAGGATTTctaatagtagcctatgtcactcaggaataatgtaactttctactggtgaaagaattttcaaaatcggttcagtagttccagagattaccccctacaaacaaactaccaattatgaaatttggcaggtaggtactcgtatcgACTAAATGCCACCTAATCATGACCCAGTCAGGTGCTTCATGAAATTGATAATTTTGTAATTTGGCCACGACGTATTTACGTATacatatatatagtataaatcgAAAAGATTCAAAGAGTTAACCTGCATATCCAATTCCCATGAGATCCATAACATGATTGACAGACGCCGTGCCAGCACTGTAGCGTCTCGTTGTCAAGTGCGCCACAGCATGGCCCAAAACATTTCTCTCCTAACCCTGCAATAGTTCAAACAAACAGTGCTACTGATTCTGTCGGCAACGAAATTTCAGATAGTCAACTTAGGTTGAGATataaatcgatatctggctCAGTTTTAGATCTAGAATTCTAGAACTATTATAGAAAGCGATTTCTTGGCTAAGCGGACATTTCAATTTCACGCTAGCAAAGCGTGAGGAAATGCACAGGCGAAGAGGCTCAGCCTCGAGGCCCACACCTTTTTCACGATTGATAAAAGGTCGTATGAGAGGACCCTTCGCTATCTGTTTTTTTATGACAGACTAGCTacacctgcgacttcgtccgcgtggatttaggtttttcgaaatcccgtgggaactctttgattttccgggataaaaagatgcctatgtgctaatccaggatacgacctatctatctgcattccgaatttcagccaaatccgttcaatggtttttgcgtgaaggagtaacaaacatacatacaaactttcgcctttataatattagtgtgacatactaccactggttcggaataccatTTCCATGTGCCTTACGTGAGTGCATTGAGCGGTCGCTGTTGGTCCCGGTTGTTAATAACATCTGATTAAACGAGTCAAAATCGTATTCTTCGTCGAGTCGTCCGAGAAACAATTTACAAATATTTAAGTACCAAAAGTTCTAGAAGATCGACGGGCGCTAATATAGAAAGAAACTGGCAAACTcctaactttaaaaatataagtaggtaagtaacttatatttttaaatttttatgcgtctatcataatatttttatcttatcaGTTAGAAACATTATATTTGCTCGTATTATTGTTTACCTAGCAATATAATGTTACATAAGTAGATAATAACTAATGAGGCTTTGTTAGATATCAGGTGTTAAAAAGAGGCACACACGACTGTCACGAATCTGTCACATTGCATGTAGGACGGGTTCGCACCGTACGCAGTTACTTTGCAGTATACCTTACTAAACACATGCGCTTGCCTATATGAAAAGGCATCTTccaggcaagcgtgctccaactgACTTCGCAATTGCTTTGTCGTCAAGCGTAAGCCTATCCtgtaataaaaaaccagccaaatgTGAGTCGgcctcgcgcactgagagttccgtactcgagtatttttttcgacattttcgacaataaatcaaaaactatttgcataaaaataaataaaaatctgttttagaatgtacaggtaaagccctttcataatgataCCTTATTTGGCATAGTtttcttacttcgaaaattgaaaatacaaattatttgttcatgaacacattttcattttttttttgaatttttccttttacttgtgctataagacctaccaacctgccaaatttcatgattctaggtcaacgggaagtacagacagacaagacagacggacagacaaacagacagacctagggtcatgaaatttggcaggtagcaatgactcatagcacaagtaaaggaaaaaaatttcgaaaaccgtgaatttgtgatttaaccacaaaaaagtcttatttcttgtacgaaggTGCAAAGCCATTCGTGTgcaagttcgactcgcacttggccagtttgaGAACAAATGAGTTTAAAAGCATTAGGTACCTGGACATTTCACACAAGTCGAGTGATGGTAGTCTGGTATGTAGCCATTGGTGCAGTAGCACTTTCCATTGATACATTCGTACTGCTCACCCACGCAGTAGGAATAACACTTTTCTGAAAtacgaattttaaaaaaagttatgaaaTATATCTGATAGACCCGTCTTCCCTCGGGTGGAATTAGCCTAAtgttactttttacccgactgcggcaaagccaaaaggaagggtaatgattttaggagtctatgtatgtatgtgtttatgtttgtatccagattttgcgtgttccaccgtagtgcctaaactactgggccgattttgatgaatgaggtatcaattgattcgttggaatggtccgggtgacatggaCTAtaatttatacgaaaaaaattaacctaCTTAGCGGATGTCATAtcaaaaagtggaggtctccaaaattttttttggacttgGACACACTTATGCATAATTCTGTGCTTGgaagttttagttttcaatttagGATACAGTGTTTTATAATAGTGAAATAAttattcaaatcggttcagtagtatcaaacaaacaaacaaataaaaaatcgttACTAtttgtacctttttttttttttttgttgacgggggggaaatcttcacaagatacccgacctctttgaggagagatcgggttatgtgggatttgtacccactaaaaccccctcgatggccatcctcagcgcatattaagaggctccgggaactcttacgaacgtgcgccggtgcctcccCTGCGCGACGCCCAGTGGGCTCATCCTGAAAGATGCACTCCCCTGGCCTCGTGCACTTTGCATGTAGCCACGACAGCTTGCGCCATAGCAAGCGGTCGTCCTTCCAGGGTCGCCAGCCAGAGCTCCGCTCCAGCCACTAGCGGCCCggtctaatattttatttatgttcatATAGGTATTAATTCTGGGTGCGACGAAGCCCGGATTTTTTCGAGTTCTTCCCGCTAGAAGGGTATTAAACAATCATAATGCCAAACTAATCTTTTTTGATAAACTTTtttccgcgacttcgcccgcgtggattcagttTTGTTGTAGATTCagttggaatttctcaaattCCACACGAGCGAAATCGGGgcgcgtcagctagtaaatcaATAAGTAAACGGTAGGCCGTACAAGCATTGCAAAAATCAAGGTTAGACATTCGACATTGATGAATAAGTTTATTTTCGTGGTTAATGATAAGATAAAGTCAATTTTAGACTGCCGGTTATAGATAATGAGAAGGAAGATCGATATAATCATTTAAAGGATTGCGGAAACAAAATAAAGCGACATTTGCAAAACTACATGGTCTATGATACTggtaattttatttcgttaGCCTACAGTTTCCTACCTGAGTTTCGTATGCAACTCAATCCGGGTTTCATTATCGTTCAGAACATTTCACGCGGAAGGTCCTActaatatataggtattataatctTATCATTAGCTACTAACTACTAAATATTATTAGAGGAAATATTAGTCTGTTTTTTTGTTATGgataaactactgaaccgattttaataataattctctatccattagaaagctactttaatCGGAAGTATCATGGCTATACAATTATGCTTATAAAAACCGTATATCAAATTTCACCCAAGCAAAGCCAGCTGGATTAGCTAGTATCCAATATAACACATTCCTATTTTTGTCTATGAAATGGAAAGGTTTAATTTTTACCAAATCAAAACAATCCAAAGTGAAAATAATTACCTAGTCATGCGGCTGAATGTTTAAGGAATAggtaggttaatttttttttattcactataggcaagcgtttgaccacaatcacacctgatggaaagtgatgatgtggtctaagatgggacgcgtttacctagaaggtgcctatacataatatacctactattaggtaaatatgtttttttttaaaacctattgAATAAATGTGGCGAAATTTTTAATTACCTTCGCTGCAACCGCTTTGTACAAAGTTGaacacaaacaaaacaaataatacaCTCCAGTGGGCCATTTCGCACACAAGCCGTTACGTTACCACtacattatttttgttacaaattaattaaatacaactgATAGGTATCAGACGGTACAAAACACAAAGGTAATGTACCCTAAGCGCGAATGATGCACGCGGAAAAaggcatacctacttactgataACTTATCAAAGATTCCTCGCGTTATGATAGGTGGTACGAGTACGTATGACGACTTTATCGGCATTTTAACGTCACAGGCAGGCGATCGCTTTATGTGtgagacagtttttttttgttgattatGTGCTTCTGTACTTACCATTCATCAGATTGCGATGAAACTTACTTAGTACTTTAGTAGGGACAGTTATTTTTGGGACTTACAGAAAGGTTTCTGACATGGTAGGTACCACATACAATAAAATGGCGCGAGAGGCGTTTATAAAAAGAGTAATTGTAatttgcaacgcatgccgggcgTTAGTTGCAAGTTGaattatcgccaaaaaacggaggaattttcaaaaaccaatgtttctaaaaaataatggACCGATTGCGACCAAGGTTTTTAGAAACAAATTCTTAAATCTCATGTCTCTTGGCGGTaactcttaaatattttttgaagttaacggctttttacataatatatgtaaagGACAGCATGCAGTATAAAAAAGTAGAAACTAAGACACCCTAGTTATAAAGAGGGCGGTCTGGCTGCAATGCCCGTGATTTGTTTACGAGTTTTCTTTATCATGTCACGCTTGGCTTGAGCTGATATCAATTAGAATTAATGATGAACAACAACACATTAAGGTTAGGTCAACTCGCTAATGGTTTGTCAATATGTAAACTTTTCTATTGCACACGTTTgcattaacaatttaaaaaacaatgttCTCCTCTTGTTTATACCTCATACTGGTAGGCGccgacttcgcacgggtgggCTTACCTATTtcattgttaaaaatatatattatgattgtGTTATATTACAATATACATTCAAACTTTGCTTGTGTAATGTTCTGAATTAATTATGAAATCCTCATTGAATTGCACTGAGTTGGGTATCAAATTTTTATACTGAAATAGAACCTGATAAGtagattagtacctacttatcaggTTCTATTTCAgtataaaaatttgataaaagataaaaatgtaggtacatggGCATTTAACCTACTATTTACTTACTGAGCTTTTATCAGGACCTTGCTAGGAACTAGGAAGAACAATAAGAAAGAGAATTCCTgatgaattaagtaggtacttttctaAAATTTAGCACGACAGTAATGATAAAATACAATCTCAATTGCTGTGGTTGGCTGAATGTACTCGTATGGTGATTCTTGTAGCGACAGTGCATTTTAGCCAACATGGTTTATGGTTACCTCCAAttctgcattatcacttgctagcaggtatgattgcagccaagcgttagtctgtaaataaaaaaaaaagttgcacaCGAATGACGAATATCATCCAATCAGTGATGATGCAATTGtcatactgtaggtatattaattagtCTATGTAGCTATTACATTATGGCAGTAGGTCTACTGAAGTCTGTAACCATAACTTTAGTAAGACATTTTttagatactttttatttttttaggtaggtactctattattttgtaactataTGAATTATATGAAGCTCCATTATCATGTGCgactatttttaaatacattcaAAAGGTAATCAAGTAAACAATGTGACTAAACAATGACCTCAGACCTTTTATATTTAGTTGATAATTTGTGTCTGCTGATACGAGAGAAACCGCGTTCAGAGGCGGACTAAGGTGGGGGGACCGCTCCCTCCGCCTCCTCGGGACCTTGGGTCTAGAGAGCCACCAAACTTTGGGAAATCCTCATTTGGGATTTGACTAAAGGAGGATTTCTCAAAGTTTGGTGGCTCGAAATTTTTGGCTTCGAAATCTTTTCAATAAGAGCCAATTCGTAGTTGAAGGCCtctattatgtaaaattcaagaaaaaatTCGCGGGATTCAGTGTCTAGTTGCAGCTTGTTTTTATTATGCGTGCCCAaacaaaaaatcggtcaagcgcgcgtcggactcgcacacaaagggttccgtaccattgaacaaaaaataacacattttaattttgttttaatcttcatggcggctattttttaatttttattatttgttgtgataTCAGCAATAAAAataggttcacgagatatagcccgctgacagacagaaagatggacggacagcgcaggcttagtaatagggccccgttggtAACCGTTTGGGTACgtaacggaaccctaacaagacCATAATTGAAGCCGGAGGCCTCATTTAACGATACCGCCCTGGGCCTCCGGTCTTGTCCGCCGCTGACCGCGTTCCCCTACTGCCCCGAGATAACACAACTGTTGCTATGTGAACGCAACTtacactaaaattaaaaaaagaggaATACCGAGCGAAAAAAGACACACGGAATTCTGCTCGGACTGGTGTATGGAAAAATATATGTCGGTGGACGAGAATGCCATAATATCTGCGCAGAGAAAACGCCGAAGAGATTAGAGAATAGTAGACCTTGATTATGATCATCACAATTTAGCAGTCAAATAAGGGTGCTAGGTGCTAGGCCTCCTAGCATTGAGGTTTGACAGCTGTgggataacataatatt
Coding sequences:
- the LOC123867786 gene encoding uncharacterized protein LOC123867786; translated protein: MAHWSVLFVLFVFNFVQSGCSEEKCYSYCVGEQYECINGKCYCTNGYIPDYHHSTCVKCPGLGEKCFGPCCGALDNETLQCWHGVCQSCYGSHGNWICSDSMEQMLLVSGSQIVMAVALVLGIVATFTLLYKLCAVSQLRPLDPSTEGRLSIGSLQIYVNERLRDAPPKYSSAAPSGSSIYPATVYLNAGFVHDNSLPPPPYTPEQKYENEPNTTSTAAVHM